The DNA sequence AAATAAAAGGCAGCAAGGAAAAAGTTATTATTGAACATTTAGATCAAAAAAAGAATAAAAGTACCTTTTAATATAGTATAAAAGACAGTATTTCTCTTTTTTATTTACCTCGTTTTACGTTATATAAAAATATTAGGATTAATTATTTGTTATAATTAGCTAAGAAATCTACTATTTCCATAGAGAGGATACGATATTATGGGTTTTAAGTTTCGTAAAAGTATCAAAGTTGCCCCTGGTGTGAAAATAAACGTCACACACAAAGGTGTAGGAGTAAGTGCAGGTGTAAAAGGCGCTAGCATTAGTACCGGACCATCCGGATCTAGAATTACAACTTCTTTACCTGGTACGGGAATCTCATATGAACAACGTATAGGCAAAAAGAAAGGCTCTAAACAAAGAACAAGCTCAAGTGCTTCAGCAACTCAAAACACTACGACTACCACGCCAAATAATCGGTCACATACAAGGGGTCAATCTTCCCCTATAAAAAAAGAAGTTAAGGCTTTTATAGTAACTCCTTTCCGTTCAAAAGATAACGAAGCAAATTCTTTTGCTAGAAAACTAATGAAGCCACTTTCCATAATTACAGGCGTTTGTGCAATTCTTTTCTTAATTATGATGCTTGTTATTCCTGCTCTAATCCTGGCGGCTATTTCTTTCTTATGCTATAAAAATATAAAAACACCGTTTGCTGCAGTATGTCCCGAATGCAATGCTGAAAATCTAATAATGTTTAAAGAAGAGAAGATTGCTTGTCGTAAGTGTAAGAGCACTCTTATAATCCAAAAGTAATTAAGTAAGTTAAAGAATACGCTTTCATTTTTCGGAAAATATGTTAAAATTATCTTTGGACGGGAGTCCATATACATATTATTAAAATTAAAGTGGTTTTCAAGTCAAAGAACGGCACTCTTTTGAGTGTCTTTTCTTTTTTCTGATTATTTGTTATGATAAGACTAGAGTATGACTTCTAACTGAATTGCATAAAATAAAAGAAGAGATGCGCTAACATCTCTTCCAGTAACTGATACCGCAAGGTGGTCGGTTACTAATAGTTATTTTCGTTTAGTACCGCCCTTACGCTTGCCGGCATTCGGGGCGGTATTTTTATTTCTTTTATTGCTAATCTTCTTCGCAAGCTCATTCGCATAAGCTGTTGCAAATACTGTAAGGAATACCTTAGCAGCGTCATACAATAAATTAAATAAAGAATCCATTCGGTCACCTCCCTTCTCTCTAAAATCAGAGAAAGGATAGCAACCTCCCGCCCTCACAATATACAGTTACATATAGTTTATCATAATAAGTGTAACTACCTCTAAAAAACTTATTTTTTCTATGTATTACTTCACAATAGACTCTTTTTTCTTTGATATATGATTTTTCACTGATTCCTTTACCTTTTGTAAATCTAATTTCTCATTCGGAATGATGTCCATAATATTAGATTTAAATAGAAAGTGCTGTTTCTCATCTGTTTCAACATAAATCATGTATTGCTCTCTA is a window from the Bacillus thuringiensis genome containing:
- a CDS encoding DUF4236 domain-containing protein, encoding MGFKFRKSIKVAPGVKINVTHKGVGVSAGVKGASISTGPSGSRITTSLPGTGISYEQRIGKKKGSKQRTSSSASATQNTTTTTPNNRSHTRGQSSPIKKEVKAFIVTPFRSKDNEANSFARKLMKPLSIITGVCAILFLIMMLVIPALILAAISFLCYKNIKTPFAAVCPECNAENLIMFKEEKIACRKCKSTLIIQK
- a CDS encoding RNA chaperone Hfq; the encoded protein is MHVFFDSILMYVEHYNIPCTFVLSNGKSLKGKIVGREQYMIYVETDEKQHFLFKSNIMDIIPNEKLDLQKVKESVKNHISKKKESIVK